A genomic window from Sebastes fasciatus isolate fSebFas1 chromosome 7, fSebFas1.pri, whole genome shotgun sequence includes:
- the cldn8.2 gene encoding claudin-8 yields the protein MASYTAYSGYSKPPQSYIGSYYDEKQAKTYADYEDSIIEEKKRLEKKDRRDAICCEVVALVIGFIGLIGVSAVTGLPMWKVTAFIEENIIVMETRWEGLWMNCYRQANIRMQCKVYDSLLFLPPDLQAARGLACSSVALTVFALIVSAVGMKCTKVVDHRARTKHVVLVAGGCLFLLATLTILIPVSWTAHVIIRDFYNPLLIDAQRRELGEALYIGWVTSALLFSAGVILLCRHAPRTQDSDERIVYNPNGNIYQPAYTYQPAYTYQPAYSYQPPYSLPPPGSVAYTPSQY from the coding sequence ATGGCCTCTTACACTGCTTACAGTGGCTACAGCAAGCCACCTCAATCTTACATAGGCTCTTACTACGATGAGAAGCAGGCCAAGACATATGCAGATTATGAAGACTCTAtaattgaggaaaaaaagagactaGAGAAGAAGGACCGTCGGGATGCCATCTGTTGTGAAGTAGTGGCCCTTGTCATTGGTTTCATTGGACTAATCGGAGTGTCAGCCGTGACAGGGCTGCCGATGTGGAAGGTAACAGCCTTCATTGAGGAGAACATCATTGTCATGGAGACCCGCTGGGAGGGTTTGTGGATGAACTGCTACAGACAAGCCAACATCAGAATGCAGTGCAAGGTGTATGACTCCCTACTGTTTCTGCCCCCGGACCTCCAGGCTGCTAGGGGTCTGGCGTGCAGCTCTGTGGCCCTGACCGTCTTCGCCCTCATCGTTTCAGCAGTGGGGATGAAGTgtaccaaagtggtggaccatcGGGCTCGCACCAAGCATGTTGTTCTTGTGGCTGGAGGTTGTCTGTTCCTCTTGGCCACTCTCACTATCCTAATCCCTGTGTCCTGGACTGCCCATGTCATCATCAGGGATTTCTACAACCCCTTGCTGATCGATGCCCAGCGCAGGGAGCTCGGGGAGGCTCTTTACATCGGCTGGGTGACCTCAGCTTTGCTTTTCTCTGCCGGAGTGATCCTGCTGTGTCGTCACGCTCCCCGCACCCAGGATTCAGATGAGAGGATTGTATACAACCCCAACGGAAATATCTACCAACCTGCATACACATACCAGCCAGCGTACACGTACCAGCCAGCGTACAGCTACCAGCCTCCCTACTCACTACCCCCGCCAGGATCTGTAGCATACACACCAAGTCAGTACTAG